One region of Wyeomyia smithii strain HCP4-BCI-WySm-NY-G18 chromosome 3, ASM2978416v1, whole genome shotgun sequence genomic DNA includes:
- the LOC129727681 gene encoding galectin-6-like, giving the protein MAVFAYLLLSVGNEFFDVANVFIRSGGSLAECRDYWQCKRRDQLFRYYIDRYYNTRSEEAEAMSSESLDSCDFAYQDSPTSPSSRSLDKSSATETVYTLEGITEVSPGLSFVISGSILLTCERFSINFMLKNSDLALHFNPRLPQNYIVRNCRVKGVWGKEEVASPLSFNLHRGKQFKIQILVTDEEFLMCVNGRHFNAFKHRLPYKKICTLEVKGDVKDVLVEQVYVECYPDIALDNIQQISKDAFRLEDKSDSNCKIMPYTGQLLESFTNGKSLHIRGRVKLLPHSFYVNLQTNHFWWPHSNVLFHLNPRFGSVGGKHVICRNSWINGKWEREERSENLTDFMPGKLFHLKIACSDMSYQVYLNEMLIAEFIFRGDPRFVKSVYIQGDIKVFDVVLESAY; this is encoded by the coding sequence ATGGCAGTGTTCGCTTATCTGCTGCTCAGTGTTGGTAACGAGTTTTTCGACGTCGCAAACGTATTCATACGATCCGGTGGTTCGCTTGCGGAATGCAGAGATTACTGGCAGTGCAAAAGACGTGATCAACTTTTTCGATACTATATCGACAGATATTATAACACCAGAAGCGAAGAAGCTGAAGCGATGTCCTCCGAATCTCTGGATAGCTGTGATTTTGCTTATCAAGACTCTCCCACGTCCCCCAGCTCCAGAAGTTTGGACAAGAGTTCTGCGACGGAAACAGTTTACACGTTGGAAGGAATCACCGAGGTTTCACCCGGGTTAAGCTTTGTTATCAGTGGCAGTATCTTATTGACATGTGAACGGTTTTCTATAAACTTCATGCTGAAGAACTCCGATCTAGCGTTGCATTTCAATCCAAGATTACCACAAAATTACATTGTTAGAAATTGCCGCGTGAAGGGAGTGTGGGGTAAGGAAGAAGTTGCATCGCCATTATCGTTCAACTTGCATCGTGGGAagcaattcaaaattcaaattctAGTCACGGATGAAGAGTTTCTGATGTGCGTAAACGGACGACATTTCAATGCGTTCAAGCATCGACTGCCTTATAAGAAAATATGCACGCTCGAAGTCAAGGGAGACGTCAAGGATGTTTTGGTCGAGCAGGTTTATGTGGAATGCTACCCCGACATTGCACTGGATAACATTCAACAAATCTCCAAGGATGCTTTTCGCCTGGAGGATAAATCGGATTCAAATTGCAAAATAATGCCTTATACCGGTCAGCTCTTGGAATCATTCACTAATGGCAAGAGCTTGCACATCAGAGGAAGAGTCAAACTGCTGCCACACTCATTCTACGTCAACTTACAAACCAACCACTTTTGGTGGCCCCATTCGAATGTGCTGTTTCATTTGAATCCTCGATTTGGAAGCGTTGGTGGTAAGCACGTGATTTGCCGAAATTCCTGGATTAATGGGAAATGGGAGCGTGAGGAGCGTTCGGAAAATCTGACCGATTTCATGCCGGGTAAActatttcatctcaaaattgcgTGCAGCGATATGAGCTACCAggtttatttgaatgaaatgttGATAGCAGAATTTATCTTCCGAGGTGATCCGCGGTTTGTCAAATCGGTTTATATTCAAGGTGACATCAAAGTATTCGATGTGGTACTAGAATCTGCCTACTAA